One genomic window of Plasmodium coatneyi strain Hackeri chromosome 12, complete sequence includes the following:
- a CDS encoding LUC7-like protein, whose protein sequence is MGKDRNETDARKKHTFKDDNVCKYYLVDFCPHDLFPNTKSDIGRCKNIHSEVLKEQLANHEDYKYYLAKYQQKFMKTLEDIVELADHKIERSKEKLRYMSENSKNPVDKKEKIESISSHIEDLQKKEEEAREKGDLIKADSFNSQVTTLQAEIKRLNEEPEKVAEPNLKVCEICGAMKSTGDHTPKLENHANGKQHLGFEKIRNALSKLKDSVKEREKIIEKYRKEKYAHDEKSSRRERSPRHREHRKRSRSHRRSSKHHRSHDRHSRTHHSSRSKRSRRHSSSHRSRSSSSRRSRGRHKGRSSRHK, encoded by the exons ATGGGAAAAGACAGGAACGAAACGGATGCCAGGAAAAAGCACACCTTCAAGGACGACAAT GTTTGCAAGTACTACTTAGTTGATTTTTGTCCGCACGATCTTTTCCCCAACACAAAAAGTGACATAGGAAG ATGCAAAAACATACATTCAGAAGTGCTAAAGGAACAACTGGCAAATCATGAAGATTATAAATACTACCTAGCAAAGTATCAGCAAAAGTTTATGA AAACGCTGGAAGATATTGTCGAATTGGCCGATCACAAAATTGAGAGGAGCAAGGAGAAATTAAGGTACATGTCGGAGAATAGCAAAAATCCTGTTGACAAGAAGGAGAA AATCGAAAGCATCAGCAGTCACATAGAGgacttacaaaaaaaggaagaagaagctcgGGAAAAG GGGGACTTAATCAAGGCAGACAGTTTTAACAGCCAAGTGACCACCCTCCAAGCAGAAATCAAAAGGTTAAATGAGGAGCCTGAGAAGGTGGCAGAGCCAAATTTGAAG GTTTGCGAAATATGCGGCGCCATGAAATCGACGGGGGACCACACTCCGAAATTGGAAAATCATGCTAATGGAAAGCAGCATTTAGGATTTGAAAAGATAAGAAACGCGCTAAGCAAATTGAAAGACAGTGTAAAGGaacgagaaaaaattattgagaaatatagaaaagaaaaatatgcgcATGATGAGAAATCCTccagaagagaaagaagccCCCGCCATCGTGAACACAGAAAAAGATCGAGAAGCCATAGAAGAAGTTCAAAACATCACAGATCCCATGATAGGCATAGTCGGACACATCACTCCAGTAGGAGCAAGCGGTCGAGAAGGCATTCATCTTCGCATAGAAGCAGATCCAGTAGCTCAAGACGTTCCAGGGGAAGACATAAAGGGCGATCGAGTAGACACAAATGA